The window CCAATGGAGCATTGAAACACCAGTCCAAGTATATTACCTTTGAGTCTTAGACTTTTTCACCAAAATAAGGTCCCAATTTCTTCTATATATTATTCTTAAAAATTCCTTCCAACCCTTTTCATTCACTATAAGCATTACTTTAACCCAGTCGATCTTGAGCAGTATCCACGTGAAAACTATTAGAAAAACTATAGAAGCTACTACACTACTCCATACCCCTTTTTCGCTGAAAAAACCGCCGAAAAAAGCCCCAAAATAAGACGTTGCTATACTTATGATTATTTTCCCCGCCGTGATAGCCGCGAAAAATTTCCAAGTATTATACCTTATTAATCCTAGAGGAATTATTATTATATCATCTGGTGAAGGCGTTGCGGCGAAAAGAAATGCTGCTAATGCCCCGTAATCACCTAAAAGTTTTTTAAAAGCATTAATCTGCTTTTCTTGTTCATCACTTAGAAAGCTGGAAACTCCCCAGCCGGTTAGAAAAATTATTAGCTTACCTATCCCACCGCCGATACCGCTTATTATACCTACTAGTAGGGGATCAACTCCTGGAACGTTCGCGGTGAATAGGAATATTGCCGCTAGATATGGTATAGGCATGAATGGAAGCAGATTCCCCAATATTGAAATAATGAATGCTCCAAAGTAACCATATTGCAGTGCTAGCTCATAAAGCCATTTTACAGCTTCCTCCATTAAAAACCCCGAGTATTAAACGAGGTCATTCCTTATAAGCGATAAAGTTCACTTCTAAAAGAACGTTTTTTGGCAAATTAGCAGCTTGTACAGTTGTTCTTGCTGGTGGCTCTTTTTCAAAAAACTTCGCATAGACTTCGTTGAACTCTTTAAAATCACTTAAATCTTTGAGAAATACAGTGACGGAGACCACATCGTTTAAACCGTAGCCTGCTTCTTCAAGTATAGCTTTTATATTTTCCATAACTCTTAAAGTTTGCTCTTTGATGCCTCCTTTAACAACTTTTCCTGTTTCCGGGTTGACCGGTATTTGACCGGCACCGAAAAGAAATTTTCCAGCTTTTATTGCTTGGGAATAAGGACCTATAGGTTTTGGGGCTTTTTTGGTGAACACTACCTTTTTCATAGAACACACCTCTACTCAACAATACTAAAATCAAATCCTCGCCTTTTTAATTTTCCCAGCAACTCTTCGAGATTGAAACCAGGTGGAATCTCAAGCGTAAGCTCGATCATTGCCTTACCTGGTGGTAGTGCAGGGCTTAACCTGTCATGATCAATGGATGTAATGTTAACACGCATAGTCGAAACTTCCTCTAAGATCTCCTTTAAAAATATCGGACGATCGGGAACCACTCCTCTCAATCTTATTTCTCTACCCTCCAATGCTAACGCCTTTTGTATTATCCTTGAAAGCAATGGCATGTCTATATTTCCTCCACTAACGACTACAGCTGTCTTTTTCCCTTTCACGTCGATCTTCCCGCTTAATATCGCAGCAACACCTACAGCACCAGCAGGCTCCGCAAGTATCTTTGATCGTTCAAGTAGAACAAATATAGCTCTCACTATTTCGTTGTCAGAAACTGTAACTATGTCATCTACATATTCCTGCACTATGTTGAATGTTATTTCTCCCGGCTTTTTAACAGCTATACCATCAGCTATAGTATCTACGCTTTCAATGCATACTCTCTCCTTCTTTTTATACGATTTATACATGGACGCCGCTCCTTCTGCTTGAACACCATATATTTTTATTTTCGGTTTTAGATGTTTCAAAGCAACTGCTATACCTGAGATTAAGCCTCCTCCTCCCACCGGAACAACTACAGCATCTACATCACGCAAGTCCTCCTCTATCTCCGTTCCAATAGTCCCCTGACCAGCTATTACATGCTTATCATCAAAAGGATGAATAAAAACTGCGTTTTTATCTTCCGCTATTTGAACTGCTTTTTCATAAGCATCATCATAAGTCCTTCCATGCAGTATAACTTCTGCTCCATATCCTCGCGTTGCTTGTATTTTTGCAACCGATGTATATTCAGGCATTACAATGATGGCTTTTATACCTAGACTTGACGCAGCATACGCTACGCCTTGAGCATGATTACCCGAAGAAGCAGCAACACAAACATTAAAGGGTGCTCGTTGCCTCTTCTTCCATAAGGCATAGAAAGCTCCTCTAACTTTAAATGAGCCAGTTTTCTGCAAATTCTCGAGTTTCAAATAAATATCTCCGTCAGTAATGCGGGAAAGGGTGAGAGAGTGATCGAGAGGTGTTCTATGGACGATATGCGCGAGAACCCTGCGAGCTTCTCTAATACCTTTAAGAACATCATCAACAATATCCAACATAAAAATTCGCCTTCATATAAAATTTCTTCCTAAACATATAAATAAGTTATTTTGGAATACCCGATTTTGATCATACCCACATTTTATAAAGGTGTGAGTTTAAAATTTTACTGGTGATTTTCGTTGAAAGTATACTTTAAGGAATTAACGATCTCCACCAATAAACAGTTACAGTTAGTTGATATTACTAGAGATGTTGAGAAAGCAGTCTCCGAGAGCGGAGTAAAAGATGGATTATGCATAATTCATGCTCCTCACGCGACCGCTGCCATAATAGCCAATGAGCACGAATCCGGGTTAATGCATGATATTTTAACAAAAATAAGCGAGGAATTCCCTCATAATGGTAAATGGTTGCACAATAGGATAGATGATAACGCTGCAGCTCATCTCGGCTCTGCTTTTTTATCTTCTACAAGAATATTCCCCGTAAGAGGGGGCAGAATTATAAGAGGCACGTGGCAAAATATTTTTCTTGTAGAAATGGATGGTCCTCGTAGCTACAGGCGAGTAGTAATCGAAGTTATGGGAATGTGAAGGGGCGTGAATAGAAGAACTCAGGACGTTAAGAATGTTATGTGATTGGCATGGATGCAGTACTGGTTGGACATATTGCCATCGACACTATAATATATCCCGATGGTAGCAGAAAAAGACACCTCGGTGGTAGCGTTATATATGGTAGTTTTGCAGCTTTAAAACATAAAACAAGACCTGTTATCGTTTCTTTGGTTGGTTCAGATTTTCCAGACGAATATCTTGTTTTTCTAGCAAGAAATGGTATTGACATCTCTTTTATTCACAGATTCAAAGGAAGAACGACACGATTTAAACTCGTATACGACGAACAAATGAATAGAAAGGTATACTTGCTAAGCAGAGGACCTGATATAAAAGTAGGAGATTTGCCTCCCGTATTACATAAAAAATTGGTGATTGTCGGTGCAATTGCTGGAGAAGTTCCCTTGGAAACTTTAAAATATATTTCTAAA is drawn from Thermoproteales archaeon and contains these coding sequences:
- a CDS encoding RidA family protein, which gives rise to MKKVVFTKKAPKPIGPYSQAIKAGKFLFGAGQIPVNPETGKVVKGGIKEQTLRVMENIKAILEEAGYGLNDVVSVTVFLKDLSDFKEFNEVYAKFFEKEPPARTTVQAANLPKNVLLEVNFIAYKE
- a CDS encoding threonine ammonia-lyase, translating into MLDIVDDVLKGIREARRVLAHIVHRTPLDHSLTLSRITDGDIYLKLENLQKTGSFKVRGAFYALWKKRQRAPFNVCVAASSGNHAQGVAYAASSLGIKAIIVMPEYTSVAKIQATRGYGAEVILHGRTYDDAYEKAVQIAEDKNAVFIHPFDDKHVIAGQGTIGTEIEEDLRDVDAVVVPVGGGGLISGIAVALKHLKPKIKIYGVQAEGAASMYKSYKKKERVCIESVDTIADGIAVKKPGEITFNIVQEYVDDIVTVSDNEIVRAIFVLLERSKILAEPAGAVGVAAILSGKIDVKGKKTAVVVSGGNIDMPLLSRIIQKALALEGREIRLRGVVPDRPIFLKEILEEVSTMRVNITSIDHDRLSPALPPGKAMIELTLEIPPGFNLEELLGKLKRRGFDFSIVE
- a CDS encoding VTT domain-containing protein, with translation MEEAVKWLYELALQYGYFGAFIISILGNLLPFMPIPYLAAIFLFTANVPGVDPLLVGIISGIGGGIGKLIIFLTGWGVSSFLSDEQEKQINAFKKLLGDYGALAAFLFAATPSPDDIIIIPLGLIRYNTWKFFAAITAGKIIISIATSYFGAFFGGFFSEKGVWSSVVASIVFLIVFTWILLKIDWVKVMLIVNEKGWKEFLRIIYRRNWDLILVKKSKTQR
- a CDS encoding YjbQ family protein, which encodes MKVYFKELTISTNKQLQLVDITRDVEKAVSESGVKDGLCIIHAPHATAAIIANEHESGLMHDILTKISEEFPHNGKWLHNRIDDNAAAHLGSAFLSSTRIFPVRGGRIIRGTWQNIFLVEMDGPRSYRRVVIEVMGM